One Pontibaca methylaminivorans genomic window, GCCACATCGAAAGCGCAAGGAGGTTCAGTTCGAGCCGGTGCGGCTGCGCGACCTCGGTGGCGATGAGCGCACTCGACACGGCAACGGCCTGCGTGGCCACCACCGCAAGAAGCCAGCCGCCGCTTATGCCGCGATCAAGCGTCGGCTTGTCGCGGCATACCGTCAGCGCGGTGAAGATCGTATAAGTAAGGCCGACCCACAGCAGGCATCCAAGACCCCAGAGCACCTTCCCGACCACGATGTTCCCGTCGAGGACAATGAACTGACTGGCCAGAACCCCGGTGCCCGCGACCATCGTGAAATAACCGGGGCCGGTGGCGTGGGTGAGCATGTCACCGAAGAAGCGGCGCGGAAATGCGCAGGCGCGCCATGCATAAAGCCCGCAGAGCACCAGATACTGCACCACGTTGAGGCCGAACAACAATCGCGCAATGGTCGCGTAACCGGTTGCGTCCGCTGCAAGCGATACGATCCCCGTGGCCATCGCAAGGCCGAAATACGACGGCGACATCCCGGCAAGGGCCGTTGACCACGCAGAGGTTCGATATGTGTCGTGCGGCTTCACACGCCTCTGTCCCTTCTGTCTGTTCCCCATCTGCCATGCTGCTTCGGCAGCGGGTTTTGTGACGCCGGTGACCGATCAGCGGGGAACGGTTGCCAGCGTCGACCCCTAATTCGCCAGGCCCAATCCTCTGATCACAAATCCGGCCTCGATATTCGTGTGCGAGAATGCTTCTATGCTCGAATTCCTCCGCTCCACCGACACATAGCCATCCAGTCTGCGCCCGAACCGACGGTCCGCTCGTGCCACCAGAATATCATCCCGGCGCTCTGTTCCGAAGAATTTCCCCCCTCTCTCCTGAATTGCCGAAAGCGACAGGGTGGTGGGGGAGCCGAAAAGGATGTTGGAATAAGCGCCGGTGACAGAGAGCGTGGGAAGGAGCCGCCCCTCCAAGCGGTCTCCTGCCTCGACGGAGAGGCGCCAGAGGCCGAGGTGCGGATTGACTGACGCGACGTTGAAACGAACACGATTCTGCCAGGTCGAATTGTCACGGATGCGCATGAATGTCCCCGAGACATCCCGCGTTGCTTCGGCACTGCCGATAATGCGGCCGACAGTGACAACCGCATATTTCGTGCTGTCATCCCCGAGCTTGCGCCGCTTTTCATACTGCCCGGCTGACACGTCGATATAGGACCAGTCGTCCCGCGTA contains:
- a CDS encoding tellurite resistance/C4-dicarboxylate transporter family protein → MSPSYFGLAMATGIVSLAADATGYATIARLLFGLNVVQYLVLCGLYAWRACAFPRRFFGDMLTHATGPGYFTMVAGTGVLASQFIVLDGNIVVGKVLWGLGCLLWVGLTYTIFTALTVCRDKPTLDRGISGGWLLAVVATQAVAVSSALIATEVAQPHRLELNLLALSMWLWGGMLYIWMMSLIFYRYTFFRFSPSDLTPPYWINMGAMAISTLGGSLLIGNAPDAPFLTSILPFLKGFTVLYWATGTWWIPMLLLLGVWRHGYRRFPLRYDPLYWGAVFPLGMYSTATWHMIEVMPLGFLEPVPRLFFHVALAAWLVAFGGLLHRLSRILLDRNPGASS